In the Aeromicrobium fastidiosum genome, CCGTGGGATTCCCGCACCCACCGAGGGTTGCAACCCGAGGTACGTGCCGGATCTCCGAGGTACGTGCAGAGACGCCCCGGTAGGTGCCAGTTCGCCCTGGTAGGTGCCAGTTCCCCACGGTCTCGTGGTGTTCAGCCACCGGGGCGATTTGGTCGGTACGGCGCGGCGCGGTAGTCTGATGCTTGCCGAAGACCGCTGGCTGGTGACTCCCCGGAGTCGCTCGAAGCGCCCGAAGGGGCGGCCCGCGCAGGAACACGAACCAGATGCAGATATGCGTCCCGTGGCCCTGTGCCCGGGACGTTTCTTCGTGTCGGGCCCGTGTACGCACATGGGATCGCAGTCGAGGTATGGACCCATGTGCTGGAAGGAGACCCATGGTCAACGCGGAAAAGATTGCCGCCGTTGCCGAGCTCGCGGACAATTTCCGTGAGTCGAGCGGCGCAGTTCTCACCGAGTACCGCGGTCTCACCGTGAAGCAGCTGCAGGAACTGCGGCGCTCGCTCGGTGAGGACGTGCACTATGCCGTCGCCAAGAACACGCTCACCAAGATCGCCGCCAAGGACGCAGGTGTGGAGCTCGACAACGAGCTGCTCGTCGGTCCGACCGCGATCGCCTTCATCAAGGGCGATCCCGTGCTGGCAGCGAAGAGTCTGCGTGACTTCGCGAAGGGCAACGCCCCCCTCATCATCAAGGGAGGCTTCCTCGACGGGAAGATACTCTCTGCTGAGGAGATCAACAAGCTGGCCGACCTCGAGTCGCGCGAGGTCCTCCTCGCCAAGCTCGCAGGTGGCATGAAGGCCAGCCTGTCCGGCGCAGCGTCGCTGTTCGCCGCCCCGCTGTCGCAGGCCGCCCGTGTGCTGGGTGCCCTGCAGGCGAAGGCCGCAGACGACCCGTCGATCCTGGCAGCGGGCCCCGAGCCCGTCGCCGCCGCCGAGGAGGCCCCTGTGGCCGACGAGGCAACCGAAACCCCGGCCGAGGCACCCGCCGACGCCGCACCTGTCGAAGCGTCGTCAGACGCTGAGACGTCCGAGGGCTGAACGCCCGATTCACATCGGGACCCCCTCGGGGTCTCACAACGGAAGGACGCCACCATGGCGAAGCTCAGCACCAGCGACCTGCTGGACGCATTCAAGGAAATGACCCTCATCGAGCTCTCCGAGTTCGTCAAGGAGTTCGAGGAGACGTTCGACGTCACCGCGGCCGCTCCTGTCGCTGTCGCCGCGGCCCCCGCCGCCGGTGGCGCTGCTGCCGGCGACGCCGCCGCGGAGCAGGACGAGTTCGACGTCATCCTCGAGGGTGCCGGCGACAAGAAGATCCAGGTCATCAAGGAAGTTCGCACGATCACCGGTCTCGGACTCAAGGAGGCCAAGGACCTCGTCGAGGGTGCGCCGAAGCCCGTCCTCGAGAAGGCCAACAAGGAAGCTGCCGACAAGGCCAAGGAGGCCCTCGAGGCCGCCGGCGCCAGCGTCTCGGTCAAGTGACCTGTAGCTGACTGCACCACAGAGGCGCCCCTTCTTCGGAAGGGGCGCTTTTGTCTGTCCAAACCACACTGCCGCGCCGCGTCGCGTCCCGTACTGTGAGCGTGACCCCGGTCACCATGGTGACACGGAGTTACGTGCGGTATGTTCCCTAAGTCTCGATTGTTACCGGGGAGTCACAATCGAGACCGAGGACCGTAACCGCAGGTTGTGTTCTTCGTTATGTTTGTGTCCGCGGTCACGTCGACGCGTGCATGAAAGTCCTGCCGGCAGCTGCCGGCATCCGCGGGAAGCAAGGAGGGGCCGTCCGTGGGCGTTGAAGTCGTCGTCGAGGGTCTGACGAAGAAGTTCGGTAGCTCGTTGATCTGGAAGGACGTCACGCTGACGTTGCCTGCCGGTGAGATCTCCGTGATGCTCGGCCCGTCGGGCACGGGCAAGTCCGTGTTCCTGAAGACCCTGATCGGGCTGCTCAAGCCCAACGAGGGCCACGTCTTCATCGAGGGCGTCGACATCGCGAACTGCAAGGAGAAAGAGCTCTACGAGATCCGCAAGCTGTTCGGTGTGCTGTTCCAGGACGGCGCGATGTTCGGCTCGATGGACCTGTACGACAACGTCGCCTTCCCGCTGCGCGAGCACACCCGCAAGTCCGAGTCCGAGATCCGCTCGATCGTGATGGACAAGATGGAGCTGACCGGCCTGGTCGGTGCCGAGCGCAAGCTGCCCGGCGAGATCTCCGGCGGCATGCGCAAGCGCGCCGGCCTCGCCCGCGCCCTGGTGCTCGATCCCGAGATCCTGCTGATCGACGAGCCCGACTCCGGTCTCGACCCCGTGCGCACGTCCTACATCAACCAGCTCTTCATCGACCTGAACGCGCAGATCGACGCGACGTTCCTGATCGTGACCCACGACATCAACACGGCCCGCCGCGTGCCCGACAACATCGGCCTGCTCTACCACAAGCACCTGGCGATGTTCGGTCCGCGCGAGATGCTCCTGACGTCCGAGGAGCCCGTCGTCGCGCAGTTCCTCAACGCCCAGACCGTCGGCCCGATCGGCATGTCCGAGGAGAAGGACGCCGACGAGCTCGCGTCCGAGGCCGGCATCGCGATGCCGGCGCTGCCGCCCGTCCCGCTGCAGCTCGAGACCTCCGACGGCCGCCCGCGCCGCGGTCAGCGCGAGCCCGGGGGATGGTGCCGCGACAACGGCGTCACCCCGCCGCCCGGATCGTTCGCCCGCGACGCCGACCAGGCTGTCACGGCGTGAGCGCCCGGCACCGAGCCAGTCACCGCACGGAGGTGACGGCATGAGCTTCACCGTCATCACGGGTCCCGCCAGGGTCTCCGGCAACCTGTTCGCCTTCGCGCTCGACGTCATGGTCGCGCTGTTCAGGCGTCCGTTCCAGCTCAAGGAGTTCCTGCTCCAGGCCTGGTTCATCGTCAAGGTCACGATCGTCCCCACGGCATTCGTCGCCATCCCGTTCGGCGCCGTCATCGCGCTGCAGACCGGCGGACTGATCAAGCAGTTCGGTGCCCAGTCGTTCACCGGCTCCGCAGCGGTGCTCGCGGTCGTGCAGCAGGCCGGACCCATCGCCACGGCGCTGCTGATCGCCGGTGCCGCCGGCTCGGCCATCGCCGCCGACTTCGGTGCCCGCCGCATCCGTGAAGAGCTCGACGCCATGATGGTGCTCGGCATCGACCCGATCCAGCGACTCGTGGTGCCCCGCGTGCTCGCCACGATGCTGGTCGCGGTGTTCCTCAACGGCATCGTGACCGTCGTCGGCGTCGCGGGCGGCTACGTGTTCAACGTCGTGCTGCAGGACGGCACCCCGGGCGCGTATCTGGCCTCCTTCACGGCGCTGGCCCAGCTCCCCGACCTGTACCAGGGCATGATCAAGGCCCTGATCTTCGGCTTCCTCGCGGCGATCGTCGCGTCCTACAAGGGCATGAACGCCAAGGGCGGCCCCAAGGGCGTCGGCGACGCGGTCAACGAGGCCGTCGTCATCACCTTCACGCTGCTGTTCGTCGTCAACTTCTTCATCACCGCGGTCTACATCCAGCTCATTCCGCCGAAGGGGATGTGATCGCCATGGCCAGCTTCGCCTCCATCTACACCAAGCCCGCCGGTGCGCTCGACAACCTCGGGCGGCAGATGCTGTTCTACATCCGGGTCGTCAAGTCGGTCCCTCGCACGGTCAAGAACTACAAGAAGGAGGTCCTCCGCCTGCTCGCGGAGGTCACCCTCGGCTCCGGATCGCTCGCGGTCATCGGTGGCACGATCGGCGTCATCGCCGCGATGTGCTTCTTCACCGGCACGTCCGTCGGCATCCAGGGCTACGCGGCGCTCGACCAGCTCGGCACCGCAGCGCTGACCGGCTTCATCTCGGCCTACTTCAACACCCGCGAGATCGCCCCGCTCGTCGCCGGCATCGCGCTCGCCGCGACGGTCGGCTGCGGCTTCACGGCCCAGCTCGGCGCGATGCGCATCAGCGAGGAGGTCGACGCCCTCGAGACGATGGCCATCCCGTCGATGCCCTTCCTCGTCACGACGCGGGTCATCGCCGGGCTCATCGCCGTCGTCCCGCTGTACATCGTCGGGCTGCTGGCGTCGTACTTCGCGACCCGCCTGGTGGTGACCCAGATCAATGGGCAGAGCGCCGGCACGTACGACCACTACTTCAACACGTTCCTGCCACCCAGTGACGTGCTGTGGTCGTTCGCGAAGGTCCTGATCTTCGCGATCGTCGTGATCCTCATCCACTGCTACTACGGCTACTACGCCAGCGGCGGACCCGCTGGCGTGGGCGTTGCCGTGGGTCTGGCAGTGCGCACATCCATCGTGGCCATCAACGTGGTCGACCTGCTCGCCTCCATGGCGATCTGGGGCACCAACGTGACCGTCAGATTGGCGGGCTGACCATGGCGCGTACTCCTGTCCTCGAGCGCGGCTCGTCGCTCAAGATCCTTGGCGCCGCCTTCGTGGCGATGGTGATCTTCTTCCTGTGGATCACCTACGCCTTCTTCACCAAGGCGTTCGTCGACTACGACAACGTGACCCTCACGACCGACACCACGGGCGTCAACCTGCCCCGCAACGCCGACGTCAAGCTGCGCGGCATGATCGTCGGCGAGGTGCGCAAGGTCTCGCTCGACAGCGACGGCCAGGGCGTCAAGCTGATCCTCGGCATGAACCCCAAGCTGATCGGCGACGTCCCGAAGAACGTCACGGCGCAGCTCGTCCCCAAGACGCTGTTCGGCGAGAAGTACGTCGCCCTCATCCCGCCCGCGGCGGGCACCGGCGGCGGACAGTCGCTGCAGGCCGGCGACACCATCACCAAGGCCGACGTCCCGATCGAGGTCGAGACGCTGCTCAACGACCTCTACCCGCTGCTGCAGGCGGTCGACCCCGCGAGCCTGTCGTACACGCTCAGCGCCGTGTCGACGGCGCTCGAGGGTCGCGGCACGCAGGTCGGCGAGACCCTCGTGACGCTCAACAGCTACCTCAAGAAGGTCAACCCCGACGTGCCCCAGCTGGTGACCGACCTGACCAAGCTCGGCACGGTCTCCGACGCCTACGCCGCCGCGCTGCCCGACCTCGGGCGGCTGCTGCGCAACACCGTCGTGACCGGCAACACCGTGGTGGCCAAGAAGGCCCAGCTCGCCGCCTTCTTCGACGAGGGCACCCAGCTCGCCGACACGCTCACGACCTTCACCAAGGCCAACGGCGACAACCTCACGCAGCTGGCCAAGGACAGCAGGCCGGTGCTCGAGATGGTGGGCGACTACTCCGTGACCTTCCCGTGCTTCCTGAAGTCGATGGCGACGCTGATCCCGCGCCTCGACAGCGCCTTCCGCGACGGCATGCTGCACATCGACGTCGAGCTCATCCCGCAGCCCAACGCCTACAGCCCCAACGAGAACACCGACGTCTCCAAGGCCGACTTCGACAAGGCGAGCACGGGCCCCGCGGCACGCAACGGCAAGGACATCAACGCGCAGAACGCTGCCACGCCGTCGTGCCTCGACCTCAACGAGATCAACAAGGGTCGCGCGCAGCAGGAGAAGCTGTCCTCGCAGGCCAACCCCTTCACGGTGCCCGCCGACGTCTACAAGCTGGTCGGCGTCAAGCGTGCGCACTCCAAGTTCGGATCGGTCGGGCCCGACGGCGACTTCGCGCAGAACCGCCCCGCGGCATCCAGCCTCGAGCTCGAGGACCTCGTGCAGCCGAGCGCTGCCGGCATCGACTCCGCGAGCGAGCGGTCCGAGCTCAACGTGTTCCTCGGTGCGGCTCTCGGCATGTCGCCGGGCGACGTCCCCGACATCGGGTCGCTGATGATCAGCCCCGTCATGCGTGGAGCGGCGGTGAGTGCACGATGAAGCAGATCGACCGCGAATCGATGGGCGCAGCCGTCAAGCTGGGCTTCTTCCTCGCCTTCACCGGCATCTCGACGCTGGTTCTCGCCCTCACGCTGAGCAACGGCTCGTTCGGCGACCGTAACCAGTACAAGGCGGTGTTCAGCGACGTCACGGGCATGGCCAAGGGTGACGACGTCCGCATCGCCGGCGTCGCGGTGGGCTCGGTCTCCAAGATCGAGATCATCGACCGCGACAAGGCGCGGGTGACCTTCGGCGTCGACACCGACGTGCCGCTGACGGCCAACACCAACGCCACGATCAAGTTCCGCAACCTCGTGGGCCAGCGCTACATCGCCCTCACCCAGGGCTCCGAGGGGGCCAAGACCGCGCTCAAGCCCGGCAGCACGATCCCCGAGGAGCGCACCAAGGAGGCCCTCGACCTCAACGTGCTCCTCAACGGCTTCAAGCCCGTGTTCCAGGCGCTGTCTCCCGAGGACACCAACAAGTTCGCCTACGAGATCGTCCAGACCCTGCAGGGCGAGGGCGGCAACGTCGAGAACCTGCTGGCCCGCACGGCCTCGCTGACCAGCACCCTCGCGGGTCGCGACCAGCTGATCGGCGACGTCATCACCAACCTGAGCACCGTGCTCGACACGGTCGGCAGCCGCGACAAGGAGCTCACCGACACGATCGACACGCTCCAGCAGTTCGTCACGGGCCTCAAGGACGACCGCAACGCGATCCTCGACTCGGTCGACTCGATCTCCGACCTGACCGACGAGACGTCCGACCTGCTGGTGCAGGGACGCCCCGCGCTGACCGAGGACATCAAGCAGCTCAACGCGTTGACCAAGAACCTGTCGTCGGAGCGCAACCTCTCGACGATCTCCAACGCGATCCAGATCCTGCCGATCAAGGTCTCGAAGCTGGGCACGCTGGCCTCGTCGGGCAGCGAGTTCAACTTCTACCTGTGCCAGCTGAAGGGACAGATCACGATCCCGGCGATCACGCTGGGTGGCACCCAGATCGTCCCGGAGACCCCCCTCGACCTGACCGGTGGAGAGCAGGGTCTCAAGATCGGCGGCCAACGATGCGACCAGCCGGGGTATGACAAGTGAAACCATTCCGCGAGCGCAATCCCGTCATCATCGGCCTGATCGGGCTCGGTGTCATCGTCGCGATGATGCTGGGTGCCTTCCGTGCCGATCGTCTGCCGATCATCGGCAGCGGCGACGTCTACCACGCCGAGTTCGCCGAGATCGGCGCGCTCAAGGCCGGCAACGAGGTCCGCGTGGCCGGCGTGTCGGTCGGCAAGGTGCAGGACATCGCCCTGGACGGCAACAAGGTCAAGGTGACGTTCAAGATCGACAAGGGCACCGACTTCGGCACCGAGACAGGTGCTGACATCCGTATCCGGACGTTGTTGGGTGCGGAGTTCCTGGCGCTGACTCCCAAGGGGCCGGGCCAGCTGCCCAAGGGCGCCACGATCCCATTGGAGCGCACGATCGCGCCGTACGACGTGGTGCAGGCGTTCTCCGACCTCAGCCGCACGACCGACCAGCTCGACATCCCGCAGCTGTCGGCGGCGCTCAACACCCTCGGTGACATCTCGGCTCAGACGCCCGAGGAGTTCCGTGGGGCGATCAAGGGCGTGTCCGACCTGTCAGCCAACCTGGCGGCGCGTGACGAGCAGATCAA is a window encoding:
- the rplJ gene encoding 50S ribosomal protein L10, with translation MVNAEKIAAVAELADNFRESSGAVLTEYRGLTVKQLQELRRSLGEDVHYAVAKNTLTKIAAKDAGVELDNELLVGPTAIAFIKGDPVLAAKSLRDFAKGNAPLIIKGGFLDGKILSAEEINKLADLESREVLLAKLAGGMKASLSGAASLFAAPLSQAARVLGALQAKAADDPSILAAGPEPVAAAEEAPVADEATETPAEAPADAAPVEASSDAETSEG
- the rplL gene encoding 50S ribosomal protein L7/L12, which codes for MAKLSTSDLLDAFKEMTLIELSEFVKEFEETFDVTAAAPVAVAAAPAAGGAAAGDAAAEQDEFDVILEGAGDKKIQVIKEVRTITGLGLKEAKDLVEGAPKPVLEKANKEAADKAKEALEAAGASVSVK
- a CDS encoding ABC transporter ATP-binding protein codes for the protein MGVEVVVEGLTKKFGSSLIWKDVTLTLPAGEISVMLGPSGTGKSVFLKTLIGLLKPNEGHVFIEGVDIANCKEKELYEIRKLFGVLFQDGAMFGSMDLYDNVAFPLREHTRKSESEIRSIVMDKMELTGLVGAERKLPGEISGGMRKRAGLARALVLDPEILLIDEPDSGLDPVRTSYINQLFIDLNAQIDATFLIVTHDINTARRVPDNIGLLYHKHLAMFGPREMLLTSEEPVVAQFLNAQTVGPIGMSEEKDADELASEAGIAMPALPPVPLQLETSDGRPRRGQREPGGWCRDNGVTPPPGSFARDADQAVTA
- a CDS encoding MlaE family ABC transporter permease — its product is MSFTVITGPARVSGNLFAFALDVMVALFRRPFQLKEFLLQAWFIVKVTIVPTAFVAIPFGAVIALQTGGLIKQFGAQSFTGSAAVLAVVQQAGPIATALLIAGAAGSAIAADFGARRIREELDAMMVLGIDPIQRLVVPRVLATMLVAVFLNGIVTVVGVAGGYVFNVVLQDGTPGAYLASFTALAQLPDLYQGMIKALIFGFLAAIVASYKGMNAKGGPKGVGDAVNEAVVITFTLLFVVNFFITAVYIQLIPPKGM
- a CDS encoding MlaE family ABC transporter permease, whose product is MASFASIYTKPAGALDNLGRQMLFYIRVVKSVPRTVKNYKKEVLRLLAEVTLGSGSLAVIGGTIGVIAAMCFFTGTSVGIQGYAALDQLGTAALTGFISAYFNTREIAPLVAGIALAATVGCGFTAQLGAMRISEEVDALETMAIPSMPFLVTTRVIAGLIAVVPLYIVGLLASYFATRLVVTQINGQSAGTYDHYFNTFLPPSDVLWSFAKVLIFAIVVILIHCYYGYYASGGPAGVGVAVGLAVRTSIVAINVVDLLASMAIWGTNVTVRLAG
- a CDS encoding MCE family protein, whose amino-acid sequence is MARTPVLERGSSLKILGAAFVAMVIFFLWITYAFFTKAFVDYDNVTLTTDTTGVNLPRNADVKLRGMIVGEVRKVSLDSDGQGVKLILGMNPKLIGDVPKNVTAQLVPKTLFGEKYVALIPPAAGTGGGQSLQAGDTITKADVPIEVETLLNDLYPLLQAVDPASLSYTLSAVSTALEGRGTQVGETLVTLNSYLKKVNPDVPQLVTDLTKLGTVSDAYAAALPDLGRLLRNTVVTGNTVVAKKAQLAAFFDEGTQLADTLTTFTKANGDNLTQLAKDSRPVLEMVGDYSVTFPCFLKSMATLIPRLDSAFRDGMLHIDVELIPQPNAYSPNENTDVSKADFDKASTGPAARNGKDINAQNAATPSCLDLNEINKGRAQQEKLSSQANPFTVPADVYKLVGVKRAHSKFGSVGPDGDFAQNRPAASSLELEDLVQPSAAGIDSASERSELNVFLGAALGMSPGDVPDIGSLMISPVMRGAAVSAR
- a CDS encoding MCE family protein gives rise to the protein MKQIDRESMGAAVKLGFFLAFTGISTLVLALTLSNGSFGDRNQYKAVFSDVTGMAKGDDVRIAGVAVGSVSKIEIIDRDKARVTFGVDTDVPLTANTNATIKFRNLVGQRYIALTQGSEGAKTALKPGSTIPEERTKEALDLNVLLNGFKPVFQALSPEDTNKFAYEIVQTLQGEGGNVENLLARTASLTSTLAGRDQLIGDVITNLSTVLDTVGSRDKELTDTIDTLQQFVTGLKDDRNAILDSVDSISDLTDETSDLLVQGRPALTEDIKQLNALTKNLSSERNLSTISNAIQILPIKVSKLGTLASSGSEFNFYLCQLKGQITIPAITLGGTQIVPETPLDLTGGEQGLKIGGQRCDQPGYDK
- a CDS encoding MCE family protein, translated to MKPFRERNPVIIGLIGLGVIVAMMLGAFRADRLPIIGSGDVYHAEFAEIGALKAGNEVRVAGVSVGKVQDIALDGNKVKVTFKIDKGTDFGTETGADIRIRTLLGAEFLALTPKGPGQLPKGATIPLERTIAPYDVVQAFSDLSRTTDQLDIPQLSAALNTLGDISAQTPEEFRGAIKGVSDLSANLAARDEQINTLLVSLKKVSGVLNSRNDQLTTLFKDADTLFRAISARRDSIHRLLVSTQTISAQLRGLVKDTQSDLLPALQQLDTVTDMLRKNEASLDEALRVYPGFTTVFSNALGTGPWFDTYLGGLTSLSGLGENLADQLRKVLNP